The following DNA comes from Quercus robur chromosome 1, dhQueRobu3.1, whole genome shotgun sequence.
AACAACTTATCAAACACTTGGTATGCAAAAGCACATGCTCACACTTAACTTGCATAAATTCGTAGTTATCACTCCATTCACACCCACATTTGCCAAAGTCATCTAAAATGCAAAGAATACACTtccaaaaatcaacccaaacttCCACAAAATCAACCCACACGATTTGCTTAAGGAAACCCAAGTTTTTAACCACGAAGAAACCCCAAATGATCATCATTTGTAAAAGCCCTTAACCATGTAACAAATAAATCCACCAAATCAAAAACTCATGTAGCTTAGATTAGAAAGAAATCTcagaaaaacttgaaaagctACCGAACAATTAAGAGTTTTACCTTTAAGGCTTTGAGAGAATGGAGCATATGGGGTTTCTGATGGGGTTCTTCGATGAAATCCGCCAAAAGTGGTGGTGGATGGTTGGTTTACCGGTGAGGGAGTGAGAGAAATAGAGGGAACTAGAGGGGTGTATGTGTGTAGGCTTCGGTGGCTGAGTGAGATAGGAAAATAGAGAAAtgaaagaaggggggggggggggggggcatatGTATGGTGATAAGAGGAAGGGGCTGTGTTGATGGGAGCATTGTGGATCACTTGTTCCAAAATATCTTAGGATCAAAATTACCCTTAAAGTTTCTCCCATATTTAAATTAGCCCATTCCAAAATTAACTAAATACTATCACATGCCCAAATATTCAAAACTCCTCCATAAAATAGTTAACCacactaattaaaaaaagtccAATTTAGATATTATTCTCATTGGAAAAATtgctttaaaatatatatatatatatatatatatatttggggtGTTACACCCTCtccctccttccttaaaaaaacttccaaaaaaggtcattgaattactctccctctctctactctactctccctccatttttaaacatccaaacaggccattagaGATCCCGAGAATCTTGGAATAGATCAGGGTGAGTCCTAAAATTTGGTGTGGGGGGAGATTCTATCATGGTATTATCTTCATCATATGAAATTTGTGATGTTGCCTCTAATAGCTGTCTTGAGACTGAAGCTAATTGGCATTGAACTTCGACTTTTCTCAAGAAGGAAATCAGGGGTCGAGGTGTCTGTTTTGCAACACCACCTACGACAAGATCAACATCCGCAACACCACCCACACCCACTGCAACTCCACTCACCCATGTCAccacttgagagagagagagagatgaattaaaaaaatgggaGCAGAGTTTACAAGAGCTACAAAGCTTATGTATTTTAGACAAAAATATAGAGctgtaaatttttaaaaaatgatgcaCAATCAAATGCTTATCAAACAAAATATGTGggagaattaaaataaataaataaaacctaagTTACGATATCGGTCATTTTAGAGGggaaataaaaatctatattagAGAACACAACGTGAATCCTCCTAAAGCCTCAACACATTTCTTTAATAGAAGCATAATTTTTTCTTGTGACTAACACTGTCGCACACAAAACACGTCAAACTTCATCATAATGATACATGCCAGACCCCTGCAGTCTTGCAGCAGGTCTCCCAAGTTCCGAGTTCTTCCGTTGCTAGCGAGACTCGTTCCACAATCAAGATTACATGAAGAAGACTCGTAACCGAGTACACAATTTCTTCCACTGAAATTACAGTAACGTAAGCACCATAACTCACACACTACAACCATTTTTGGCCAAAAGGGTTCGAATCAATTATTTAAAGGGGGTACTGTTAAGAACTTCCAAGACCAATGGGTAACTTCGAAAACATCCAAAATCCAAAGGGACAAGGCTGTCAATAAAGCAAATGTGTGTAAAGACTAAAAATTGATTatgtaaagggaaaaataaaagatacgaCTAAAGATCACTACAAGATCGATAAATTGCTTAAAATTGCCTGATACATTGAACATCAATGTTGCTAACTTAGTTTCTAACAGGATCCAAACTGAAACTTTACATTGTGAGTACAATATCTGTTAATGTTGAGGTAGCAACGGTCtcttttccatcatctcatacTGGACAATGAAATTATCCTGCAACCAAAATTATATGTTGGACACAGAGTAGAATTAATCAAAAATTGCTCAAACTTATAATTATATAGAAAACAATTTAAGGAAATGGGTGTCATTGGTCCAAACCTTGCGGATCATTTCAAATGTGTTTGGATCAAAACAGTGATAAGATCCTCTCTCATGAGTGTTTGTCTTAGCAAGCGGCTCCATGTTGGGGGCTCTTATGAACCATAATCGGTGCTCTTTGTGATAAAACCAGCCTTTAGCGTAACTGCCAACAGGTTTCACAGTGCTTTTAGCAAAACAAGCTTCCATACCTTGTTAGTATATATTGCAGAAGCTAAAATACAAGTCACACAGCAGGTGCATGTTCGTTAGTGGGAGTGAAagcaacaaaattaaatatCTTTGAAGAGCTGAAACTTCATATAAATActtgaatatatatacacacacacataataaAAGGATATAAATTTCTCTGGAATTCTAATACACATGTATTGGCAATCTTGTGAACATTAAGAGAATAGAAAAGAGTTTTTAACAAAGAAGATTTTCTTTAAAAGCAATTTCTCTGGAATTCTTTCAGCGGGTCAGTATATAGAATtttaacaaaacaagaaaaggaCCATCTAAAGTGATGGACTTCTGCCGTCTGCAGTGCACTCTCACAAGCACAGGCCTCTCCAgtgccaaagaaaaataagacaACCAAAAGGTATTGTCAGACCCAACTTTATAATTTGTGGATTTAATTGTGGCCAAATCTGCACTAAATACAAATTCACACTCAGCAAGGAAGCAGCACCCTCTTGGGGCAAAATTagatatataataactaattcAAATCACATTCCAACCATCCCATATATTGtcctttttgttctttgttggACTAGAAACTTATTAGTAGATGAGatttcacaaatatttttttaatattcataGGATAGAACCATTATTCtttcttcaaatcaaatttgATACAGACTACAGAGAATTTCTATTTAAAATagaacatttaaaaatataaatattcaaTCATATTAGAGGGATAATCCTGGTTCTCACAAAAGATAATATGATTCAGGAATTTTTCTAATAGCCTGGCTTCACTTTCATAATATTATGCCTTACATTGTAAACACATCCTGAGAGAACTTACAGTTCATTAGCAGCATATAATTGGGCTTCATCTTTTGGCATGCTGCAAAAGAGAAGACAATGATtgcattaaatttaaaatcttaCGAGTCAGACAAGAAAGCAACAGAGATGCAGTAAAGAAAAGAACCTGTAAAATATGTAGAATAATGTTTCCAAATTAAACTTTGAAAAGTAACCTTGCTGCAACCATCCAAAAGAGATTAGAGTAGGAAAAATACATTAGCTTTCTCAATATCTAAAGGAAAATGATCAGCGCAGCTCACATGTAGAGGAGGTGGTTGTTTGGCATAATAACATTGTGGCACAGTAAACTCTGGATCACCTTTAGCCGGCTCATCAGACCATGGAGAACCAAAAGTTTTGTGAAGATTTTCTGGTGAATTCAAATTTAACCCAAGGGTAGTCAGGTCAATTCCAAGAGCAAGGGATGTCAGATCGGGATCACTCATCCTTATTACACTTAACAAGCCAAGCAAACCAAATGGATCTGGAGTAGATTGTGCAGCCTGGGCCTGCGCGGATTTAATGCCCTGATCTCTAAATGACTGATTGACAGTTGACATTTGTTGCAGACGAAATTGAGACTGGCTCTGGTGTTGTTGATACTGCTGGATGAGCTGATCATATGATCCCATACCAGATACTGTATTTGGAGAATTTAGAGGTCTTAGTCCAATGCCAGGAGGCCCACTGGtctgaaggggaaaaaaaaaaattacgatGTTAGGTATACTTTTCATATATTGATGCAGGAGATAAATGCCTACAAATTAGTCCTATGTTGACCAAAAAAGCATTTATATGGTCCACCACTCATAATTtcagaaaacaaaacaatgtcAACAAGGCACATCAAATGTACACCATGGTGATTCCAAATTAAATtatagagggggggggggggggggggggggagattaATTTCCACAGCCTCAAAGATCCCCTATTACTAGAAACAGACAATTTACAGCAACAAATTAGAATACCTGGGAGTGATACGTTGAATGTGAAGATGGGAACATATCTGAGCCATGTAAATGGAGAAGGTCCTGATTGTTTAAAGGTGAAAAAGAGACACCACTACTACTGACTGATGGAGCatgttgctgctgctgttgctgCTGAGGACGATGGGATGAATACGTTCCACCTAAATTAAATCCAGCAGACCTACCCATCTGCACATTGAAAATTGGAAGAATTAGTGAAAACCCTGATACACAGCAAATAGCATCAACTAGGAATACCCAATGGTTGTTTGCCATCCCAACATTACTGATAAGAACACCCATTTTCATTTATGAAACTCATGACAAGAAGCCATTAATCTATTAAGTGGAAAAATTTGATTACAGAACTAATTAAAATGCTTATCAATTTTGATGGAGTGCCACCCCATTGTAAATTATCAATCACACACATTCTTCAATTTATACAATATAG
Coding sequences within:
- the LOC126732566 gene encoding probable NOT transcription complex subunit VIP2 isoform X4, whose protein sequence is MPGTLTSRNSAINNVPSGGVQQPTGSLSSGRFASNNLPVALSQLSHGSSHGHSGVTNRGGISVVGNPGFSNSTNGVGGSIPGILPTSAAIGNRNAVPGLGVSPILGNAGPRITSSMGNMVGGGNIGRSITSGGGLSVPGLSRLNLGGNSGSGSLNVQGQNRLMSGALPQGSPQVISMLGNSYPTGGVTLSQGHVQAVNNLSSMGMLNDVNSNDSSPFDINDFPQLTSRPSSAGGPQGQLGSLRKQGLGVSPIVQQNQEFSIQNEDFPALPGFKGGNADYAMDMHQKEQLHDNTVSMMQSQHFPMGRSAGFNLGGTYSSHRPQQQQQQQHAPSVSSSGVSFSPLNNQDLLHLHGSDMFPSSHSTYHSQTSGPPGIGLRPLNSPNTVSGMGSYDQLIQQYQQHQSQSQFRLQQMSTVNQSFRDQGIKSAQAQAAQSTPDPFGLLGLLSVIRMSDPDLTSLALGIDLTTLGLNLNSPENLHKTFGSPWSDEPAKGDPEFTVPQCYYAKQPPPLHQGYFSKFNLETLFYIFYSMPKDEAQLYAANELYAKGWFYHKEHRLWFIRAPNMEPLAKTNTHERGSYHCFDPNTFEMIRKDNFIVQYEMMEKRPLLPQH